A window of the Butyricimonas virosa genome harbors these coding sequences:
- the secDF gene encoding protein translocase subunit SecDF, whose protein sequence is MQNKGAITLLAVALALVSLYQLFFTYKTNQVENAAKEFANGNPIKEKEYLDSVANQPVYNFLGLAKFTYKECKELELNLGLDLKGGMNVTMEVDVVDVVKSLANHSTDPAFNQAIEEAVKMRVSSPKDFVTLFGEAFEKIAPGAQLASPAIFGTHEMKEKIKVGATNKEVLDVIRKEADGAIDNTFNILRTRIDRFGVAQPNIRKADISGRIVIELPGIKEPQRVRELLQGTAALEFYETFDNAKGQDAGEDAFFNYLVAADQKLKEVLDAQASNVTNEETTTQVADTTKVQDKESAILDAIKGESDSLKTVTSMAEYEKEHPLLAILSPNMTQQGQPMGGSTIGYANIKDTAKINAYLRLPQVKAAFPRNARLLWEMKAVNGMVPLHAIKITTRNGKAPLEGDAVIDARQDYDQQGRPVVSMQMNGEGTKTWARLTKDNIGRCIAIVLDGMVASSPNVNDEIKGGSSQISGRFDVKEAGDLANILKSGKLPAPARIIADEVVGASLGQEAIQSGMWSFIIAFVLVLAYMLFFYSKNAGLAADIALLANLFFLFGILASIGAVLTLPGIAGIVLTMGMAVDANVLIYERIQEEIRAGKGLKLAIKEGYNNAYSAIIDGQLTTLLTGFILYYFGEGPIKGFATTLIIGILSSLFTAIFITRLILERAASKSDNVTFTTPLTANWLRNTKFPFLKKRKISYTISGIVIVLCFISLFTRGLDKGIDFVGGRTYTVTFAQDVQVGDVAEKLAGVYGSAPEVKTVGTANNVKITTKYRIAETGADVDANVDSLLYIGLQEILPAGTDYETFRNVHLQQTQKIGPAVAEDMTRAAVWSVLFALIGIFIYIMVRFSRWQYGAGAVVGLAHNTIIVIGAFSLFAGLLPFSLEVDQSFIAAVLTVVGYTINDTVVVFDRIREYRKLYPKRDDEQVVNDALNSTLRRTFSTSLSTIVVLLAIFIFGGASIKGFIFALLVGIIVGTYSSLFIATPISFDLTRRFKKKVEEKK, encoded by the coding sequence ATGCAGAATAAAGGAGCGATTACACTACTCGCTGTTGCTTTGGCATTGGTGAGTCTTTATCAGTTGTTTTTTACTTATAAAACCAACCAGGTAGAGAACGCGGCGAAGGAGTTCGCCAACGGTAACCCTATTAAAGAGAAAGAGTATTTAGATTCGGTCGCAAACCAACCCGTCTACAATTTCCTCGGTTTAGCCAAATTCACTTACAAGGAATGTAAGGAATTAGAACTGAACCTCGGTTTGGATTTGAAGGGTGGTATGAACGTGACCATGGAAGTTGACGTTGTAGACGTAGTAAAGAGCTTGGCAAACCACAGCACGGACCCCGCTTTCAATCAAGCAATCGAGGAGGCAGTGAAGATGAGAGTTTCCAGCCCAAAAGACTTCGTGACCCTTTTCGGTGAGGCTTTCGAAAAAATTGCCCCGGGAGCACAACTGGCATCCCCAGCTATTTTCGGTACTCACGAAATGAAAGAAAAGATCAAAGTCGGAGCTACTAATAAAGAAGTTCTCGACGTGATCCGCAAAGAGGCTGACGGAGCAATTGACAACACGTTTAACATTCTTCGTACTCGTATCGACCGTTTTGGTGTTGCTCAACCCAATATCCGTAAAGCTGACATCTCCGGAAGAATCGTTATCGAGTTACCGGGTATCAAGGAACCGCAACGTGTGAGAGAGTTGTTACAAGGAACTGCCGCTTTGGAATTCTATGAAACATTCGACAACGCAAAAGGACAAGATGCCGGAGAAGATGCATTCTTCAACTATTTGGTTGCCGCAGATCAAAAACTAAAAGAGGTTCTTGACGCCCAAGCATCCAATGTAACAAATGAAGAAACAACTACACAAGTTGCAGACACGACAAAAGTACAAGATAAAGAATCAGCCATCCTAGACGCAATCAAAGGAGAATCCGATTCATTGAAAACGGTAACCAGTATGGCTGAATACGAGAAAGAACATCCACTTCTTGCCATATTATCACCTAACATGACTCAACAGGGGCAACCTATGGGTGGTTCTACAATTGGATATGCCAACATTAAAGATACGGCTAAAATCAACGCTTATTTAAGATTACCGCAGGTAAAAGCAGCTTTCCCCAGAAACGCACGTTTATTGTGGGAAATGAAAGCTGTAAACGGTATGGTTCCTTTACACGCCATCAAAATTACCACGCGTAATGGTAAAGCTCCGCTTGAAGGAGACGCTGTAATTGATGCAAGACAAGACTATGATCAACAAGGTCGACCGGTTGTTTCCATGCAGATGAATGGAGAGGGAACCAAAACATGGGCTCGTTTGACAAAAGATAATATCGGACGTTGTATCGCTATTGTACTTGACGGTATGGTTGCATCCTCTCCTAACGTAAACGACGAGATCAAGGGCGGTAGCTCCCAGATTTCCGGACGTTTTGACGTGAAAGAGGCAGGTGACCTTGCAAACATCTTGAAATCCGGTAAATTACCCGCACCCGCACGTATCATCGCTGATGAGGTGGTTGGAGCATCACTGGGACAAGAGGCTATTCAATCCGGTATGTGGTCATTCATCATCGCATTCGTATTAGTATTAGCCTATATGCTATTCTTTTATAGCAAGAATGCCGGTTTGGCTGCCGACATCGCATTACTCGCCAACTTGTTCTTCTTGTTTGGTATTCTGGCATCCATTGGAGCCGTTTTGACCTTACCCGGTATTGCCGGTATCGTATTGACCATGGGTATGGCTGTCGATGCCAACGTGTTGATCTACGAACGTATCCAAGAGGAAATCAGAGCTGGTAAGGGACTGAAACTTGCTATCAAAGAAGGTTACAATAATGCATACTCGGCTATTATCGACGGTCAGTTGACCACGTTATTAACCGGATTTATCCTGTACTACTTCGGAGAAGGCCCAATCAAAGGTTTCGCAACCACATTGATCATCGGTATCCTTTCTTCATTATTCACGGCTATCTTCATCACTCGTTTGATCCTTGAAAGAGCTGCATCCAAGAGTGACAATGTTACCTTCACAACCCCATTAACTGCAAACTGGTTGAGAAATACCAAGTTCCCGTTCTTAAAAAAACGGAAGATCAGTTACACAATTTCCGGTATCGTGATTGTACTTTGTTTCATATCCTTGTTCACCAGAGGTTTGGATAAAGGTATCGACTTCGTGGGAGGTAGAACTTATACCGTGACTTTCGCACAAGACGTACAAGTGGGTGATGTTGCCGAAAAACTGGCAGGTGTTTACGGAAGCGCTCCAGAAGTAAAGACCGTGGGAACTGCAAATAACGTGAAGATCACCACGAAATACCGGATTGCTGAAACCGGAGCCGATGTTGATGCGAACGTAGACTCATTATTATATATCGGATTACAAGAGATTCTTCCCGCTGGAACAGATTACGAGACATTCCGTAACGTGCATTTGCAACAGACTCAAAAGATCGGACCTGCCGTGGCTGAAGACATGACAAGAGCTGCTGTTTGGTCGGTATTGTTTGCCTTGATTGGTATCTTTATCTACATCATGGTACGATTCTCAAGATGGCAATATGGTGCCGGAGCTGTTGTCGGTTTGGCTCACAACACGATCATCGTAATCGGAGCATTCTCCTTGTTTGCAGGTCTGTTACCGTTCTCTTTGGAGGTTGACCAATCCTTTATCGCTGCCGTATTGACGGTTGTGGGTTACACCATCAACGATACCGTGGTTGTATTCGACCGTATCCGAGAGTACCGTAAACTATACCCGAAACGGGATGATGAGCAAGTTGTAAACGACGCATTGAACTCCACGTTACGTCGTACGTTCAGTACTTCATTATCAACCATCGTCGTGTTGTTAGCGATATTCATTTTCGGTGGTGCGTCTATCAAGGGATTCATTTTTGCCTTGTTAGTAGGTATCATTGTTGGTACATACTCATCACTGTTCATCGCAACTCCTATTTCTTTCGACTTGACCAGAAGATTCAAAAAGAAAGTAGAAGAGAAGAAATAA
- a CDS encoding monomeric [FeFe] hydrogenase has product MLYDNFAMLTKRELLIRIVKLLKEENLVDGVKYIPVEMRPKNKRPIKCCVHKDRYILKHKIISILGFEITDEEIDLIPLSEFAQKALDNKNTKENILSVVHEACSACMQSQYFVTNMCRGCEGRPCLMNCPKAAISFKGGKACITQEDCVGCGLCSKVCPYHAIVYTPVPCEDVCPVKAITKGEDGTEHIDKDKCIYCGKCMQTCPYGAIMERSKVIDVYKSITAPDKKIIAIPAPAIYGQFNATPGQILSAIKAIGFDDVVEVALGAEDTSRNEAAEFLERMEEGKPFMTTSCCPAYVGWVDKHAPMVKPFVSDTRSPMVYAARRVKEQYPDAEVVFIGPCLAKRYEAEMYVPEVDYVMSFEELGAFMVAYDINPETCEELPLDPEVTKFARGYAQAGGVRNAIVEAVGNGYTTLSLEGLDKKNQTLLKTMVKKPEAQFVEVMACDGGCVNGPCSLAPLTLAKRQIKKALEK; this is encoded by the coding sequence ATGTTATATGACAATTTTGCGATGCTCACGAAGCGTGAGTTACTGATTAGAATTGTAAAACTTTTAAAGGAAGAAAATCTAGTAGATGGGGTGAAGTACATTCCAGTGGAAATGCGCCCAAAAAATAAAAGACCGATCAAGTGTTGCGTGCATAAAGATCGCTACATCTTGAAGCATAAGATTATTTCAATCTTGGGCTTTGAAATCACGGACGAGGAAATCGACCTGATCCCCTTGTCTGAGTTCGCACAGAAAGCACTTGATAACAAGAATACGAAAGAGAATATTCTTTCTGTGGTTCACGAGGCTTGTAGTGCTTGTATGCAATCCCAGTATTTCGTGACTAATATGTGTCGCGGTTGCGAAGGACGTCCTTGTTTGATGAACTGCCCGAAAGCAGCTATCTCTTTCAAGGGGGGTAAAGCTTGCATCACGCAGGAAGACTGCGTGGGTTGCGGACTATGTTCTAAAGTTTGTCCTTACCACGCGATCGTGTACACTCCTGTCCCTTGCGAGGATGTTTGCCCGGTGAAAGCGATCACCAAAGGCGAAGACGGAACCGAGCATATAGATAAAGATAAATGTATCTATTGCGGGAAATGTATGCAAACTTGTCCCTACGGAGCTATCATGGAACGTTCTAAAGTAATCGACGTGTACAAGAGCATTACCGCCCCGGACAAGAAAATCATAGCGATCCCGGCTCCGGCTATCTACGGACAGTTCAACGCAACTCCGGGACAAATTCTTTCCGCCATCAAGGCCATCGGTTTTGACGACGTGGTAGAAGTGGCTTTGGGTGCAGAAGATACTTCCCGCAACGAGGCTGCCGAGTTCCTGGAACGCATGGAAGAAGGGAAACCTTTCATGACCACCTCCTGTTGCCCGGCGTACGTGGGTTGGGTGGACAAACACGCCCCCATGGTAAAACCGTTTGTTTCCGATACCCGTAGCCCAATGGTTTACGCCGCTCGCCGGGTAAAAGAACAATATCCGGATGCCGAAGTCGTATTTATCGGCCCGTGTCTGGCTAAACGTTACGAAGCTGAAATGTACGTTCCGGAAGTGGACTACGTGATGAGCTTTGAAGAATTGGGAGCATTCATGGTGGCTTATGACATCAATCCGGAAACTTGTGAAGAATTACCATTGGATCCGGAAGTTACGAAATTCGCCCGCGGATACGCTCAAGCCGGTGGAGTTCGCAATGCTATTGTAGAAGCTGTTGGGAACGGTTACACAACCCTTTCTCTCGAAGGACTTGACAAAAAGAACCAGACTTTACTGAAAACTATGGTAAAAAAACCGGAAGCCCAGTTTGTCGAAGTGATGGCTTGTGATGGTGGTTGCGTGAACGGACCTTGTTCACTAGCTCCGCTTACATTAGCCAAACGGCAGATCAAGAAAGCGTTAGAAAAATAA
- a CDS encoding TolC family protein, whose product MNIQTNIATILFIIIPSLVGFSQEKPTSSWNLKDCIDYARKNNIQVQSAKVTQQNAYIDLLQAKAQLFPSLTFSSSQNWGHQKTEQSDGKFKSQSAYTGNYTLNGGLTIYNGGKLTRSIRQQQMTNSAQEYQVNMAENDIEIAVTEAYLQILYANESLKTNRQTLETSAAQLARSKELLAAGSIAASDYAQIEAQYSNDLYNVTMAENTLTLNKLQLKQLLELEPTDSFDVYFPELEDTQVLTPAPSLLEVYQIALETMPEMKNSQLNVESAQLEEKIAAGDRLPSISLSASVATNHDSESNHSFSKQLNNRLNENVGINISIPISKNRQIKSAVEKAKLQTETARLEELNTRKELWKTVETLHQNVLSAQSRYVAATNSVKSASMSYNLVQEQFNAGMKNTVELLTEKNNYLSALQEQIQAKFEAILSLKLLNFYRNQPIEI is encoded by the coding sequence ATGAATATACAAACAAACATTGCAACCATCCTTTTTATAATCATTCCGTCCTTAGTGGGCTTTTCTCAGGAAAAGCCCACTTCTTCCTGGAATTTAAAGGATTGTATTGATTATGCCCGGAAAAATAACATCCAGGTACAATCGGCAAAAGTAACGCAACAAAATGCTTACATAGATTTATTACAAGCAAAAGCACAGCTTTTTCCATCATTAACATTCAGCAGTTCGCAAAACTGGGGACACCAGAAAACAGAACAATCGGATGGTAAATTCAAGTCTCAGAGTGCTTACACGGGTAATTACACCCTAAACGGGGGATTGACAATCTACAACGGGGGTAAATTAACTCGTTCAATCCGTCAGCAACAAATGACGAACTCGGCACAGGAGTATCAAGTAAACATGGCCGAGAACGACATCGAAATTGCTGTCACCGAGGCCTACCTGCAAATACTTTACGCAAACGAATCGCTAAAAACCAACCGTCAAACGTTGGAAACTTCTGCCGCCCAGCTGGCACGTTCCAAAGAACTATTGGCAGCCGGTTCAATTGCCGCCAGCGATTATGCTCAGATTGAGGCACAGTACAGCAACGATCTGTACAACGTGACGATGGCTGAAAACACGCTCACCTTGAACAAATTGCAATTGAAACAATTGTTAGAACTGGAACCGACAGATAGTTTCGACGTCTATTTCCCGGAATTAGAGGACACGCAAGTTCTCACCCCCGCTCCTTCCCTCTTGGAAGTTTATCAGATAGCCCTAGAAACCATGCCGGAAATGAAGAATAGTCAGTTGAACGTGGAATCAGCCCAACTGGAAGAAAAGATCGCGGCAGGTGATCGTTTGCCCAGCATCTCACTCAGCGCATCCGTGGCCACGAATCATGATTCGGAATCAAACCACTCTTTTTCAAAACAACTAAATAATCGATTAAACGAGAATGTGGGGATCAATATTAGTATCCCCATCTCTAAAAATCGCCAAATCAAATCAGCCGTTGAAAAAGCAAAATTACAAACAGAAACAGCCCGATTGGAAGAGTTGAACACCCGCAAAGAATTATGGAAAACGGTAGAAACACTCCACCAGAACGTCCTCTCCGCACAAAGTAGATACGTTGCCGCCACGAACAGCGTGAAATCAGCCTCGATGAGTTATAACCTCGTTCAAGAACAATTCAACGCCGGTATGAAAAACACGGTAGAACTACTCACGGAAAAGAACAATTATCTTTCTGCCTTACAAGAACAGATTCAAGCAAAGTTCGAGGCGATTCTCTCACTCAAACTGCTCAACTTCTACCGTAATCAACCTATCGAAATCTAA
- a CDS encoding SpoIIE family protein phosphatase: protein MRNNGNFIEVDFFQKNKAGNVVCGDCFMSQKLKGEGRVISVLSDGLGSGIKACVLSTMTATMAMNFTAMNESILRTSTSIMNTLPKDMVRKISYSTFCICDIDCFGNVKIIEYETPSYYLYRNGRFVNISKEKIPVEREDLENTFLWISEFTLEKEDRIIFFSDGVSQSGMGTAKMPFGWEDGAKEYIANLVNQYNDISAKELAHKIVNQAEKNDGYSLKDDTSCCVIYMRKPRNLLVCTGPPYDEKNDKYLANRVREFQGKKILCGGTTATIISRELGAKMVVDMNIVDKELPPISKMEGVDLVTEGILTLGKVERILTEGDIDRRREAGPAELMVRMLLNSDKITLLVGTRINTAHQDPNLPVELEIRRNVVKKIKFLLETKYLKDVEIMYI from the coding sequence TTGAGAAACAACGGTAATTTCATCGAGGTTGACTTCTTCCAGAAGAATAAAGCGGGCAATGTTGTCTGCGGGGATTGTTTCATGTCTCAAAAACTAAAAGGTGAAGGACGTGTCATCAGCGTGCTATCGGATGGTTTGGGAAGCGGGATCAAAGCCTGTGTCCTATCCACGATGACGGCAACCATGGCCATGAACTTTACCGCCATGAATGAAAGCATCCTACGTACTTCTACCTCGATCATGAATACCTTGCCGAAAGACATGGTGAGAAAGATCAGTTACTCGACCTTTTGTATTTGTGACATTGATTGTTTCGGTAACGTGAAAATTATCGAATATGAAACTCCCTCCTACTATTTATACCGGAACGGGCGTTTCGTCAACATATCCAAGGAAAAAATCCCAGTGGAACGGGAAGACCTTGAGAATACATTTCTGTGGATTTCCGAGTTCACGCTGGAAAAAGAAGACCGGATTATCTTCTTCAGTGACGGGGTAAGCCAATCCGGTATGGGAACGGCTAAAATGCCCTTTGGTTGGGAAGACGGGGCAAAGGAATATATTGCTAATCTAGTAAATCAATATAATGATATATCTGCCAAGGAATTGGCACATAAAATAGTAAATCAAGCAGAAAAGAACGATGGTTACTCGCTGAAAGACGACACGAGTTGTTGTGTCATCTACATGCGGAAACCCCGTAACTTGCTTGTGTGTACAGGTCCTCCCTATGACGAGAAGAACGATAAATACCTGGCCAACCGGGTTCGGGAATTTCAAGGGAAAAAAATCCTGTGTGGGGGAACCACGGCAACCATTATCTCCCGTGAACTGGGTGCGAAAATGGTGGTCGACATGAATATCGTGGACAAGGAGCTCCCTCCCATCTCCAAGATGGAAGGCGTTGATCTTGTCACCGAGGGAATCTTGACGTTAGGTAAGGTGGAACGCATCCTGACGGAAGGAGATATTGACCGCCGTCGGGAAGCCGGACCGGCTGAACTGATGGTGAGAATGTTGTTGAATAGTGATAAAATCACGTTACTCGTGGGAACCCGTATCAACACGGCGCACCAAGATCCCAATCTTCCCGTGGAGTTGGAGATCCGGAGAAACGTGGTCAAAAAAATAAAATTTTTATTGGAGACAAAGTATTTGAAAGATGTAGAGATTATGTATATTTAG
- a CDS encoding (2Fe-2S) ferredoxin domain-containing protein has protein sequence MSKRQIRICLGSSCFSRGNNTNLGAIKKYLSENNLEAEIDFCGHLCEELCSKGPIIRIDDKVYEEVNLSRLYKILQEEFPCN, from the coding sequence ATGTCAAAGCGTCAGATCAGAATCTGTTTAGGAAGTTCTTGTTTTTCCCGGGGAAACAACACAAACCTCGGCGCAATCAAGAAATATCTAAGTGAAAACAACTTGGAAGCAGAGATCGATTTCTGCGGGCATTTGTGCGAGGAATTGTGTAGTAAGGGTCCTATTATCCGGATCGATGACAAAGTGTATGAAGAAGTAAATCTATCGCGTTTGTACAAAATCTTACAAGAAGAATTCCCATGCAACTAA
- a CDS encoding Gfo/Idh/MocA family protein, whose amino-acid sequence MICSCTNGVSEKETKKSLMIEVPVPERPAGQKDVVNLVTPKLDTVRVGFIGLGMRGPGAVERFLHIPGTKVVALCDIRPEQVEKCQGILKKAGVPEAVGYSGSEDAWKQLCERDDINLVYIATDWLHHAPMALYAMEHGKHVAIEVPAAMNMEEIWALINMAEKKQLHCMMLENCVYDFFELTTLNMAQQGVFGEVLHVEGAYIHNLEEFWPYYWNNWRMDYNRKHRGDIYATHGMGPACQLLDIHRGDKMNYLVCMDTKAVSAPEYLKNKTGEEVKDFKNGDHTITLIRTENGKTIQIQHDVVSPRPYSRMYQLTGTKGFANKYPVSGYALKSTQISSDVAPDHEDLNSHGFVPEDVKKALMEKYKHPIQIELEEQAKKVGGHGGMDFIMDYRLVYCLRNGLPLDMDVYDLAEWCCLGELTALSLENNSTPVAIPDFTRGGWNKTKGYRHAMVK is encoded by the coding sequence ATGATTTGTTCTTGTACAAATGGAGTATCTGAAAAAGAGACGAAAAAAAGTTTAATGATCGAGGTCCCTGTGCCTGAACGTCCTGCTGGACAAAAGGATGTAGTAAATCTGGTAACACCGAAACTGGATACAGTGCGGGTTGGGTTTATCGGTTTGGGGATGCGGGGACCCGGTGCAGTGGAACGATTCTTACATATTCCTGGAACAAAGGTGGTTGCTCTGTGTGACATTCGCCCGGAACAAGTAGAGAAATGTCAAGGTATTTTGAAGAAAGCGGGAGTTCCGGAGGCTGTCGGTTATTCCGGGAGCGAGGATGCTTGGAAACAACTTTGTGAACGGGATGATATTAATTTAGTGTATATTGCTACCGATTGGTTACATCATGCTCCGATGGCTTTATATGCAATGGAACACGGGAAACATGTGGCGATTGAGGTGCCTGCTGCCATGAATATGGAGGAAATTTGGGCATTGATTAATATGGCAGAGAAGAAACAGTTACATTGCATGATGTTAGAGAATTGCGTGTATGATTTCTTTGAATTGACAACGTTGAATATGGCTCAACAAGGTGTGTTTGGTGAAGTTTTGCACGTGGAAGGGGCTTATATTCATAACTTGGAGGAATTCTGGCCTTATTACTGGAATAACTGGCGTATGGATTATAACCGGAAACATAGAGGGGATATTTATGCTACTCACGGAATGGGACCGGCTTGTCAGTTATTGGATATTCACCGGGGGGACAAGATGAATTACTTGGTATGTATGGATACGAAGGCCGTTTCGGCTCCCGAGTATTTGAAAAACAAGACTGGGGAAGAGGTGAAAGATTTCAAGAATGGGGATCACACGATCACGCTGATTCGCACGGAAAACGGGAAGACTATCCAGATTCAGCATGACGTGGTATCTCCTCGTCCGTATAGCCGGATGTACCAGTTGACGGGAACCAAAGGATTTGCTAATAAATATCCGGTTTCGGGATATGCTTTGAAATCGACACAAATTTCCTCGGATGTGGCTCCCGATCACGAGGATCTGAATTCTCACGGTTTTGTTCCGGAGGATGTGAAGAAGGCTTTGATGGAAAAATATAAACACCCGATTCAGATCGAGTTGGAAGAGCAAGCCAAGAAAGTGGGGGGACATGGTGGAATGGATTTTATCATGGATTACCGTTTGGTATATTGCTTGCGAAATGGATTACCGTTAGATATGGACGTGTATGATTTGGCAGAATGGTGTTGTTTGGGTGAGCTGACGGCTCTTTCTTTAGAGAATAACAGTACTCCCGTGGCAATTCCCGATTTCACCCGCGGAGGGTGGAACAAGACGAAAGGGTATCGTCATGCGATGGTGAAATAA
- a CDS encoding [Fe-Fe] hydrogenase large subunit C-terminal domain-containing protein, producing the protein MQLRPIYTEPDNCQDCYKCIRECPVKAIRMENNQASIIEDRCIYCGHCTQVCPTGAKKIRDGLTRAKLTLTQNPKVILSLAPSYVSEFEGVHSSVLIAAIKRLGFTSVSETALGAEIVTDRTEKFLEEAESGVYISSACPVVVEYIRKYSPDHVRFITPIISPMLAHAKILNQLYGEDVKIVFAGPCICKKLEADYFNNLVDVVITFKDLKKWFEQSDINLKNIAPNQPEARFVPYRSGMGAYYPIEGGMLKGMQEGKKQIHHMAFSELSTVKDVLKELDSHREDDSIFLELLACKGGCINGPAKLSHISPALKRYEIIHQSELGNPKDDFKNIDLQILFCKDPHVQDHTYTEEEIKQAMAVVGKTGPEDELNCSGCGYDSCRDFAIAMLEGRAEENMCVSYMRKIAHDKATVLLQKIPAGVLLVNSELKVVDMNQSCATLMGEDIASIYEVDPGLNGVALKNICSYEDLFRAVLTTGKEIIERQVREEDRTWIISIYNIQPHRLVFGLLQDLREPYVRKEWMLEKTQEVIKKHMKTVQQVACLLGENAAFTDATLRTVMEAYKKNDQKKPL; encoded by the coding sequence ATGCAACTAAGACCCATCTATACAGAACCGGACAATTGTCAGGATTGCTATAAATGTATCCGGGAATGCCCCGTGAAGGCAATCCGGATGGAAAACAATCAGGCATCCATCATTGAAGACCGTTGTATCTATTGCGGGCATTGCACGCAAGTATGCCCAACAGGGGCTAAAAAAATTCGTGACGGGTTAACCCGTGCGAAATTAACTTTGACACAAAACCCGAAAGTCATTCTATCCTTGGCACCCTCGTACGTAAGTGAATTCGAGGGAGTTCATTCCAGCGTGCTGATTGCTGCTATCAAGCGTTTAGGTTTTACAAGTGTGTCGGAAACTGCTCTAGGAGCTGAAATCGTCACGGATCGGACCGAAAAATTTCTGGAAGAAGCCGAGAGTGGCGTGTACATCTCTTCGGCTTGTCCGGTGGTCGTTGAATATATCCGAAAATATTCCCCGGATCATGTGCGTTTTATCACTCCGATTATTTCTCCCATGCTGGCTCACGCCAAGATTCTGAACCAACTGTACGGGGAGGACGTGAAAATTGTTTTTGCAGGTCCTTGTATCTGCAAAAAACTGGAAGCAGACTACTTTAATAACCTCGTTGACGTGGTGATCACGTTCAAGGACCTGAAAAAATGGTTCGAACAATCCGACATCAACTTGAAAAATATCGCACCGAATCAGCCTGAAGCCCGTTTTGTTCCTTACCGTTCCGGGATGGGCGCTTACTACCCCATTGAAGGTGGGATGTTAAAAGGAATGCAAGAGGGCAAAAAACAAATACATCACATGGCTTTCTCGGAACTTTCTACCGTGAAAGACGTGTTGAAAGAGCTGGATTCACACCGGGAGGACGATTCCATCTTCTTGGAATTACTGGCTTGCAAGGGCGGATGCATTAATGGTCCTGCCAAATTAAGCCATATATCCCCGGCCTTAAAAAGATACGAGATTATCCACCAATCGGAATTGGGAAATCCCAAAGATGATTTCAAAAATATTGATTTGCAGATCTTGTTCTGCAAAGACCCCCACGTACAAGATCACACCTACACGGAAGAGGAGATCAAACAGGCCATGGCCGTCGTGGGTAAAACCGGACCAGAGGATGAATTAAATTGTAGTGGCTGCGGTTATGACTCGTGCCGTGATTTCGCCATTGCCATGCTGGAAGGACGGGCCGAAGAAAATATGTGTGTATCTTACATGAGAAAAATCGCACATGACAAGGCCACCGTACTCCTCCAAAAGATTCCGGCCGGAGTATTACTCGTCAACTCGGAATTGAAAGTCGTGGATATGAATCAATCCTGCGCCACACTCATGGGAGAGGACATTGCTTCCATTTACGAAGTTGATCCCGGACTAAACGGAGTGGCATTGAAAAATATCTGTTCCTACGAAGACTTGTTCCGTGCCGTGTTGACAACCGGAAAGGAAATTATCGAACGACAGGTACGGGAAGAAGACCGGACATGGATTATATCCATCTATAACATACAACCTCACCGATTAGTTTTCGGGCTATTGCAAGATTTACGCGAACCTTACGTCCGTAAAGAATGGATGCTTGAAAAGACCCAGGAGGTAATCAAGAAACACATGAAAACCGTCCAGCAAGTAGCTTGTTTGCTCGGGGAAAATGCCGCGTTCACGGATGCCACGTTGCGCACTGTAATGGAGGCTTACAAGAAAAATGACCAAAAGAAACCACTCTAA